The following proteins are co-located in the Haloplanus sp. HW8-1 genome:
- the phoU gene encoding phosphate signaling complex protein PhoU: protein MPRDEFQASLADLRAEVLSMGDLVADRLDRALTALETLDESAAREVIGGDDEIDRRYLALESTCINLFAQQQPVAGDLRFVAASFKILTDLERVGDLAVNLAQYTLEANCERFAQVDLSSIGDLAGAMLDDAMTAYRTDDAALCREVAARDDELDSLCQAASERVVRDLIEREVAAGDSWAVERLMDDVSRLLLTVRDLERVGDHAVNVAARTLYMIESDPELV from the coding sequence GTGCCCCGAGACGAGTTTCAGGCGTCGCTCGCCGACCTCCGCGCCGAGGTGCTCTCGATGGGTGACCTCGTCGCCGACCGCCTCGACCGGGCGCTGACGGCTCTGGAGACGCTCGACGAGTCGGCCGCCCGCGAGGTGATCGGCGGCGACGACGAGATCGACCGGCGGTATCTGGCGCTGGAGTCGACGTGCATCAACCTGTTCGCCCAGCAACAACCCGTCGCTGGCGACCTTCGCTTCGTCGCCGCGTCGTTCAAGATCCTCACCGATCTCGAACGCGTCGGGGATCTGGCGGTCAACCTCGCGCAGTACACCCTCGAAGCGAACTGCGAGCGGTTCGCGCAGGTCGACCTCTCGTCGATCGGTGACCTCGCCGGCGCGATGCTCGACGACGCCATGACTGCCTACCGTACCGACGACGCGGCGCTGTGTCGCGAGGTGGCGGCCCGCGACGACGAACTCGACTCGCTGTGTCAGGCCGCGAGCGAGCGGGTGGTCCGAGACCTGATCGAACGCGAAGTCGCAGCCGGCGACTCCTGGGCCGTCGAACGACTGATGGACGACGTCTCGCGACTCCTGCTCACGGTTCGTGACCTCGAACGGGTCGGCGACCACGCCGTCAACGTCGCGGCCCGTACCCTGTACATGATCGAGAGTGACCCGGAACTCGTCTGA
- the brz gene encoding transcriptional regulator Brz, translating to MGADSPRTEECLSGIESCPQTVPITECQCPRCGSEVRMGLPRAATVKSITAEDRPEAGNHRWKVRSIACQNGHEFFVLFEW from the coding sequence ATGGGTGCGGATTCGCCGCGAACGGAGGAATGCTTATCGGGCATCGAATCGTGTCCCCAGACAGTGCCGATCACCGAGTGCCAGTGCCCGCGTTGTGGCTCGGAGGTACGGATGGGTCTGCCGCGAGCGGCGACGGTGAAGTCGATCACCGCCGAGGACCGGCCCGAAGCCGGGAACCACCGGTGGAAGGTCAGGTCGATCGCCTGCCAGAACGGTCACGAGTTTTTCGTCCTGTTCGAATGGTGA
- a CDS encoding bacteriorhodopsin, which translates to MSNVALQMGQITSRPEWIWLALGTILMGLGTLYFLIRGMGVEDPGAKKFYAITTLIPAIAFTMYLSMLLGYGLTMVPFGGEEHPIYWARYADWLFTTPLLLLDLALLVDADQGTILALVGADGIMIGTGLIGALTQVYQFRFVWWAVSTAAMLYILYVLFFGFTAKAKEMRDDVASTFKILRNLTIVLWSAYPVVWLVGSEGVGVVPLSVETLMFMVLDVSAKVGFGLLLLRSRAIFGDVEAPEPSAGEGTAATGD; encoded by the coding sequence ATGTCGAACGTGGCACTGCAAATGGGACAGATAACGTCTCGGCCGGAGTGGATCTGGCTCGCGCTCGGGACGATACTGATGGGTCTCGGGACCCTGTACTTCCTGATTCGTGGGATGGGTGTCGAGGACCCGGGAGCCAAGAAGTTCTACGCCATCACGACGCTGATTCCGGCCATCGCGTTCACGATGTACCTCTCGATGCTACTGGGGTACGGACTGACGATGGTGCCGTTCGGTGGTGAGGAGCATCCGATCTACTGGGCGCGGTACGCCGACTGGCTGTTCACGACGCCGCTCCTGTTGCTCGATCTCGCCCTGCTCGTCGACGCCGACCAGGGCACCATCCTCGCGCTGGTCGGCGCCGACGGGATCATGATCGGCACGGGGCTCATCGGCGCGCTGACGCAAGTGTACCAGTTCCGGTTCGTCTGGTGGGCGGTCAGCACGGCGGCGATGCTGTACATCCTGTACGTGCTGTTCTTCGGCTTCACCGCGAAGGCGAAGGAGATGCGCGACGACGTCGCGTCGACGTTCAAGATCCTCCGGAATCTGACGATCGTACTCTGGTCGGCCTACCCGGTCGTGTGGTTGGTCGGCAGCGAAGGCGTCGGTGTCGTCCCGCTGAGCGTCGAGACGCTCATGTTCATGGTACTCGACGTGAGCGCGAAGGTCGGGTTCGGCCTCCTACTCCTCCGGAGCCGCGCCATCTTCGGCGACGTCGAGGCACCCGAACCGTCCGCGGGCGAAGGAACGGCGGCCACGGGCGACTGA
- a CDS encoding Brp/Blh family beta-carotene 15,15'-dioxygenase, producing the protein MNIESRSGNAWSFRGSVGGIPVTVSRVTLFALAVGFTLLRVAGVRVPLRVQAGIYLLGMVAMNLPHGGYEHVDNLRRRAAAFQGRYVGAYLALIVLFAGLFFVAPVAGLALAVSVAVAKGGFGDVQAMSALSGTEHVRSTPQRWLAAAVRGGAVMVVPMVFWPGTFYAFSTIMVNVFDPGALSGVAGTFRFRRLLLGGGYGVALLAHLALGYRRATGDGSLVVDAGETLLLVAYFAAVPVVIAVGLYFPLWYSVRQVARHAAVDDALDPSASSGLLAPLDADDPERVTLAAWGVLVVGSLATFGLAAALWTASPQPLGGASLLPGLVAFWSIFISIVALPHVVVGAWLDRERGIWYVP; encoded by the coding sequence ATGAACATCGAGTCGCGATCCGGCAACGCGTGGTCGTTCCGGGGGTCGGTCGGGGGGATCCCGGTGACGGTCTCCCGTGTCACGTTGTTCGCACTCGCGGTGGGCTTTACACTCCTGCGTGTCGCGGGAGTGCGGGTTCCGCTACGGGTCCAGGCGGGGATCTATCTACTGGGGATGGTGGCGATGAACCTCCCCCACGGCGGGTACGAACACGTCGACAACCTCCGCAGGCGGGCGGCGGCGTTCCAGGGCCGGTACGTCGGCGCCTATCTGGCGTTGATCGTCCTCTTTGCCGGCCTCTTTTTCGTCGCACCGGTCGCGGGCCTCGCCCTCGCGGTGAGCGTCGCGGTGGCGAAGGGAGGGTTCGGCGACGTGCAGGCGATGTCGGCGCTCTCCGGGACCGAACACGTCCGTTCGACGCCACAGCGGTGGCTCGCCGCGGCCGTTCGCGGCGGCGCGGTGATGGTCGTCCCGATGGTGTTCTGGCCGGGAACGTTCTACGCGTTCAGCACAATCATGGTGAACGTCTTCGACCCCGGTGCGCTGTCGGGGGTCGCCGGGACCTTCCGGTTTCGGCGCCTCCTCCTCGGTGGCGGCTACGGCGTCGCGCTCCTCGCCCACCTCGCGCTCGGATACCGGCGGGCCACGGGCGACGGATCCTTGGTCGTCGACGCGGGCGAGACGCTCCTGCTCGTGGCCTACTTCGCGGCCGTTCCGGTGGTCATCGCCGTGGGACTGTACTTCCCCCTGTGGTACTCCGTCCGGCAGGTCGCCAGACACGCCGCCGTCGACGACGCCCTCGATCCGTCGGCGTCGTCCGGCCTCCTCGCCCCCCTCGACGCCGACGACCCGGAACGGGTCACGCTGGCGGCGTGGGGGGTCCTCGTCGTCGGGAGTCTGGCGACGTTCGGCCTCGCGGCCGCGCTGTGGACGGCGTCACCACAGCCGCTCGGCGGCGCCAGCCTCCTCCCGGGGCTCGTCGCCTTCTGGAGCATCTTCATCAGCATCGTCGCGCTCCCGCACGTGGTCGTCGGTGCGTGGTTGGACCGCGAGCGCGGCATCTGGTATGTCCCCTGA
- a CDS encoding phosphate signaling complex PhoU family protein — METRKLQKIGGSTYSVSLPKEWATEHHLEAGMPIHLYPHTDGSLVVRSAAREGDPLTATEVDLPDSEPSTVRRALEAAYAVGYDTVTLRSPDEFAAAERRTIRRLVDRMVGLSVIEENGASVVVENLLDADEVSIQQSVVQLQFTALSMHRAAVETLRTPDAAEADRVAGRDDDADRLFGMITRHFNRSLTDFEEVDHLDVGRSELFDYFLTARQLERVADHAVAVAEVAERADGTAPAEIVDDVSDLAERSRDVVETATTAVLEPSSERAYAALDRQERVVTDIRTLDRSLFERSPPRAYALSRVLAALSRTAACGGNVARVALGAAVRPD, encoded by the coding sequence ATGGAGACCCGCAAGCTACAGAAGATCGGCGGCTCGACGTACTCGGTGTCGCTCCCCAAGGAGTGGGCCACCGAACACCACCTCGAGGCGGGGATGCCGATCCACCTCTATCCCCACACCGACGGCTCGCTCGTCGTCCGCAGTGCGGCACGGGAGGGCGACCCCCTCACCGCGACGGAGGTCGATCTCCCGGACTCGGAGCCGTCGACCGTTCGACGGGCGCTGGAGGCCGCCTACGCCGTCGGCTACGACACCGTCACCCTCCGATCGCCCGACGAGTTCGCTGCCGCCGAACGCCGCACGATCCGCCGACTCGTCGATCGGATGGTAGGGCTGTCGGTGATCGAAGAGAACGGGGCGAGCGTCGTCGTCGAGAACCTCCTCGACGCCGACGAGGTGTCGATCCAGCAGTCGGTCGTCCAACTCCAGTTCACCGCTCTCTCGATGCACCGTGCCGCCGTCGAGACCCTTCGGACGCCCGACGCGGCCGAAGCGGACCGGGTCGCGGGGCGTGACGACGACGCCGACCGGCTGTTCGGCATGATCACGCGTCACTTCAACCGCTCGCTCACCGACTTCGAGGAGGTCGATCACCTCGATGTCGGCCGGTCGGAACTGTTCGACTACTTCCTGACGGCTCGTCAACTGGAGCGGGTCGCGGACCACGCCGTCGCCGTCGCCGAGGTCGCCGAACGGGCCGACGGGACCGCCCCCGCAGAGATCGTCGACGACGTGTCGGACCTCGCGGAGCGGTCACGTGACGTGGTCGAGACGGCGACGACGGCCGTCCTCGAACCGTCGAGCGAGCGGGCGTACGCGGCGCTGGACCGGCAGGAGAGGGTCGTCACCGATATTCGCACCCTCGATCGGTCGCTCTTCGAGCGGTCGCCGCCCCGAGCGTACGCGCTCTCCCGCGTCCTCGCCGCCCTCTCCCGCACCGCGGCGTGTGGAGGCAACGTCGCTCGCGTCGCGCTCGGAGCGGCCGTTCGCCCGGACTAA